Proteins encoded in a region of the Nicotiana tomentosiformis chromosome 9, ASM39032v3, whole genome shotgun sequence genome:
- the LOC138898864 gene encoding uncharacterized protein: protein MVRTSTTRSDEQTPAPPARAARDWGRGRGRGGARATARAPTREATEKPLVAPVGQALEAGGGAQTPIAHTLEQQVHVVQVLGFMPAQPIIVVQPKVRPVASEEEQRRVERFKKYDPPTFSGIVLEDSHGFLYQWQRILCAMGIMEGFSSIAAPLTRLNKKGALFRWSDECEESFQKLKTAFYNSSSRFCLQDREGRVIAYASHQLKPHQKNYPVHNLELASIVHTLKNWRHYLYGMSCEAFTYHKSLQHLFKQKDLNLRKHIWLELLKDYDITILYHLSKANMVGDALNRKVKSMSSLAFIPIGERTLTLDVQALAIRFVRLDILEPSRARQYDDLHLLVLKDTVQHGDANEVTISDDGVLRK from the exons atggtgaggacaagcACTACCAGATCAGAtgagcagacacccgcgccccctgctagagccgcaagagactggggccgaggtagaggtcgaggaggggcacgtgccacagctagagcacctactaGAGAAGCGACTGAgaagccactagtagctccagtggGGCAGGCACTTGAG gctgggggaggagctcagactcctatcgcccatactctagagcagcAGGTCCATGTTGTTCAGGTTCTGGGTTTTATGCCAGCACAACCCATTATCGTGGTTCAGCCTAAGGTCAGGCCAGTTGCATCAGAGGAGGAGCAAAGGAGggttgagaggttcaagaagtatgatcctcctacttttagtggcataGTTTTAGAGGATTCACATGGTTTTCTGTACCAGTGGCAACGTATTCTTTGCGCCATGGGCATCATGGAG gggttttcatccatcgcagctcctttgactagattgaataagaagggtgctctattcaggtggtctgacgagtgtgaggagagctttcagaagctcaagactgctttctACAACTCCAGTTCTCGTTTTTGCCTTCAGGATCGG gagggtagagtgattgcttatgcttcgcatcagttgaagccccatcaGAAGAACTACCCAGTACATAATTTAGAGTTGGCATCCATTGTGCACACACTGAAGaattggaggcactatctctacggcaTGTCTTGTGAAGCATTCACATATCAcaagagtctacaacacttgtttaagcaaaaggatctgaacttgagaAAACATAtttggttagagctactaaaggactatgatatcaccattctttatcatctcaGCAAGGCCAATATGGTGGGCGATGCTTTGAATAGGAAGGTCAAGAGCATGagtagtcttgcttttattccgATTGGGGAGAGGACGTTaactttggatgttcaggctttggccatcaggtttgtgaggttggatattttggagcctagtcgg gcgcgtcagtatgatgatctccACTTGCTTGTTctgaaggacacggtgcagcacggtgatgccaatgaggtgactattagtgatgatggggtgttgaggaagTAG